A single Streptomyces sp. Edi2 DNA region contains:
- a CDS encoding AMP-binding protein — MVNIAADLAERAARSGWLDRPAVHTAERTWTHGQVHELAARASTVLAEHGVRPGDHVVVALPDGIGWITTFLGTAVLGATAVLVNPDLTADGHRFIVDDCKAVLAVTMVERAGGFDGTAVLDVETLMTAAEEAPATEPRSLASDARLYVQYTSGTTGVPKGVPHRHQDVAVYASAVGEEVLRIGPDDVGLSLSKLFYAYGFGNAFAFPLYTGSSVVLLGDRQTPGAVREAIARHGVTVLYAVPSAYANLISSGDPAVFATVRAAVSAGENLRPGLGRRISEFMAAPVLDQLGSTEVGHAMCTNGVDFCLPGTIGRAVPGYRLEVRDKAGNPVADEVEGDLWVSGPTVMTEYLNRPQDTARTLVDGWLATHDRVVRGKNGSYRHVGRADDMEMVGGVTVSPLEVEAALGDHPAVTEIGVAVLADAQGITQLHAFVVPRDPAGRPDSLPAQLVALARDRLAPHKVPRVVHLVDALPRTPNGKLRRHILRNGTW; from the coding sequence ATGGTGAACATAGCTGCTGACCTGGCCGAGCGGGCCGCGCGATCGGGCTGGCTCGACCGCCCGGCAGTGCACACCGCCGAACGCACCTGGACTCATGGGCAGGTGCACGAGTTGGCCGCCAGGGCCTCGACGGTTCTGGCGGAGCACGGGGTCCGGCCGGGCGACCATGTGGTGGTGGCCCTTCCCGACGGGATCGGGTGGATCACCACGTTCCTCGGCACCGCTGTCCTCGGCGCGACCGCTGTCCTCGTCAATCCCGACCTGACCGCTGACGGTCACCGGTTCATCGTCGACGACTGCAAGGCAGTGCTGGCGGTGACCATGGTGGAGCGGGCGGGCGGCTTCGACGGCACGGCCGTGCTGGATGTCGAGACGCTGATGACGGCAGCCGAAGAGGCGCCGGCCACCGAGCCCCGTTCGCTCGCGTCCGACGCACGTCTCTACGTGCAGTACACGTCGGGCACGACAGGCGTCCCCAAGGGCGTGCCGCACCGCCACCAGGACGTGGCGGTGTATGCGAGCGCGGTGGGCGAAGAGGTCCTTCGCATCGGTCCGGACGACGTCGGTCTGTCCTTGTCGAAGCTGTTCTACGCCTACGGGTTCGGGAACGCCTTCGCCTTCCCGCTGTACACCGGTTCCTCCGTCGTGCTGCTCGGCGACCGGCAGACGCCGGGGGCGGTGCGGGAAGCGATCGCACGCCACGGCGTCACCGTGCTCTACGCCGTGCCGTCCGCCTACGCCAACCTGATCAGCAGCGGTGACCCCGCCGTGTTCGCCACCGTTCGTGCCGCGGTGTCGGCAGGCGAGAACCTGCGTCCGGGCCTGGGCCGCCGCATCTCCGAGTTCATGGCCGCGCCGGTGCTGGACCAGCTGGGCTCGACCGAGGTCGGCCACGCGATGTGCACCAACGGCGTGGACTTCTGCCTGCCCGGTACGATCGGCCGCGCGGTCCCCGGATACCGGCTCGAAGTCCGTGACAAGGCGGGCAATCCGGTTGCCGACGAGGTCGAGGGCGACCTGTGGGTCAGCGGTCCCACGGTGATGACGGAATACCTCAACCGGCCCCAGGACACGGCTCGGACGCTGGTGGACGGCTGGCTCGCCACCCACGACCGCGTGGTGCGAGGCAAGAACGGGTCCTACCGGCACGTCGGTCGCGCTGATGACATGGAAATGGTCGGTGGCGTGACGGTCTCCCCGCTGGAAGTGGAGGCCGCGCTGGGCGATCATCCCGCGGTGACGGAAATCGGCGTGGCCGTGCTGGCGGACGCCCAGGGCATCACCCAGCTGCACGCCTTCGTCGTGCCCAGGGACCCGGCCGGCCGGCCTGATTCCCTGCCCGCCCAGCTCGTCGCGCTGGCGCGGGACAGGCTCGCGCCCCACAAGGTCCCGCGCGTCGTGCACCTGGTGGACGCACTTCCCCGCACGCCCAACGGGAAGCTGCGCAGGCACATCCTCAGAAACGGGACGTGGTGA
- a CDS encoding aminotransferase class IV, whose amino-acid sequence MVSAVGPPPGAEQVFVWRDGSLLPDGPAAPATATTRTRLSLADSWLLSDGRVRRIDLHRQRFLRGCAAVGSVSQETAAAFWQAALGKLPMAGDWFPRVELAAEEPVALRLRIRPSPARSGQVSVWVPDTADPRTAPHLKGPDLDVLGALRGRAVERGAQEALLTTESGVVLEGGFASVLWWDEDRLCVPSAQLPVLGGVTTAVIQERAAQLGVPVGQRQVPVEELEGKEVWLVNALHGIRPVRSWVGTSMRPGPALRAPEWQKWLAGESTGVRG is encoded by the coding sequence GTGGTGAGCGCAGTGGGCCCGCCTCCGGGTGCGGAGCAGGTGTTCGTCTGGCGGGATGGTTCCTTGCTGCCGGACGGCCCGGCGGCCCCAGCGACCGCAACGACACGGACACGGTTGTCGCTGGCCGATTCCTGGCTGCTCAGCGACGGCCGGGTGCGCCGTATCGACCTGCACCGGCAACGCTTCCTGCGGGGCTGCGCCGCAGTGGGGAGCGTGTCCCAGGAGACCGCAGCGGCGTTCTGGCAGGCTGCCCTCGGCAAGCTCCCCATGGCCGGAGACTGGTTCCCCCGTGTGGAGCTGGCCGCTGAGGAGCCGGTCGCGTTGCGCTTGCGCATCCGGCCGTCGCCGGCCCGGAGCGGGCAGGTATCGGTGTGGGTGCCGGACACCGCCGACCCCAGGACGGCTCCGCATCTGAAGGGCCCCGACCTCGACGTACTCGGCGCGCTGCGCGGGCGGGCGGTGGAAAGGGGCGCGCAGGAAGCGCTTCTCACCACGGAGTCGGGTGTGGTCCTGGAAGGCGGATTTGCCAGCGTGCTGTGGTGGGACGAGGACCGGCTCTGTGTTCCGTCGGCGCAACTGCCCGTACTGGGCGGAGTCACCACGGCGGTGATCCAGGAACGGGCCGCGCAGCTCGGTGTTCCGGTCGGACAGCGACAGGTACCGGTGGAAGAGCTGGAAGGAAAAGAGGTGTGGCTGGTGAACGCACTGCACGGCATCAGACCGGTGCGGTCCTGGGTGGGGACGTCGATGCGGCCGGGGCCTGCCCTCCGCGCCCCCGAATGGCAGAAATGGCTGGCCGGCGAGAGCACCGGGGTGCGGGGATGA
- a CDS encoding isochorismatase family cysteine hydrolase — protein MTEVLVVVDMQNGFITAETASVVPTVVDLVERWERTGRDVVFTRFLNPPGSPYERLMHWTGFRSPPENELIGELTDHAARSAAVLDKVQYSAFTGELDKLVRLRAWTEFVICGIATEMCVLKTAVDAFERGFRPQIVTDASQTYAGAEAHEAGLALAARLVGSEQLTTVSSLLGSDRPSATL, from the coding sequence ATGACCGAAGTCCTGGTGGTCGTCGACATGCAGAACGGATTCATCACCGCGGAGACGGCCTCCGTCGTGCCCACCGTGGTCGACTTGGTCGAGCGCTGGGAGCGCACCGGGCGGGATGTCGTCTTCACCCGGTTTCTCAACCCGCCGGGTTCACCCTACGAACGGCTCATGCACTGGACAGGGTTCCGGTCGCCTCCGGAGAACGAGCTGATCGGGGAACTCACGGACCACGCGGCCCGCTCCGCCGCCGTGCTGGACAAGGTGCAGTACTCCGCGTTCACCGGGGAACTGGACAAGCTGGTCCGGCTCCGCGCCTGGACGGAGTTCGTGATCTGCGGGATAGCGACCGAGATGTGTGTGCTGAAGACGGCCGTCGACGCCTTCGAACGGGGCTTCCGGCCGCAGATCGTCACGGACGCGAGTCAGACGTACGCGGGCGCCGAGGCCCATGAGGCGGGGCTCGCACTTGCCGCACGGCTGGTCGGATCGGAGCAGCTGACGACCGTGAGCAGCCTGTTGGGTTCCGATCGCCCCTCCGCAACGCTCTGA
- a CDS encoding inorganic phosphate transporter codes for MASVSFLLVAVILTALAFDFTNGFHDTANSMATSIATGALSPRVAVAVAGVLNLGGAFLSTEVAKTISGGIVQDSEVSLVMIFAGLIGAILWNLVTWLLGLPSSSSHALFGGLIGAVWVGAGGSAVRFGTIIEKIVIPAVASPVVACVVALLATYLAYVITRRTSARAAGKGFRAGQIGSASLVALAHGTNDAQKTMGVITLALIASGVLDHGAGPPWWVVLSAGLAISLGTYVGGWRIIRTMGKGLTDIQAPQGFAAETSATAVILASSHMGFALSTTQVCTGSILGAGLGRRLAHVRWGVAGRIAVSWLLTLPAAAAVGGLAAWVADQGNAGVALVAGVALAAAAGFYVLSRRRPVSPENVNEVPAPAAEPTVKSAA; via the coding sequence ATGGCATCTGTCTCCTTCCTGCTGGTGGCCGTGATCCTTACAGCCCTGGCCTTCGACTTCACCAACGGATTCCACGACACCGCCAACTCGATGGCCACCTCCATCGCCACCGGGGCACTGAGCCCCCGGGTCGCCGTCGCCGTCGCGGGCGTGCTCAATCTGGGCGGAGCCTTCCTCTCCACCGAGGTGGCCAAGACGATCTCGGGCGGCATAGTCCAGGACAGCGAAGTGTCCCTGGTGATGATCTTTGCCGGGCTGATCGGGGCCATTCTGTGGAATCTGGTCACCTGGCTCCTCGGGCTGCCGTCCAGCTCGTCCCACGCCCTGTTCGGCGGGCTGATCGGCGCGGTGTGGGTGGGGGCCGGTGGTTCCGCGGTGCGCTTCGGCACGATCATCGAGAAGATCGTGATTCCTGCGGTGGCCTCGCCGGTGGTGGCCTGCGTGGTGGCGCTGCTGGCCACCTACCTCGCCTATGTGATCACCCGGAGGACTTCGGCACGCGCCGCCGGGAAGGGCTTCCGTGCGGGGCAGATCGGATCGGCGTCCTTGGTGGCGCTGGCTCACGGCACCAACGACGCCCAGAAGACCATGGGCGTCATCACCCTCGCACTCATCGCGAGCGGAGTGCTCGACCACGGCGCGGGGCCGCCCTGGTGGGTGGTGCTGAGCGCGGGCCTGGCGATCTCCCTGGGCACCTACGTGGGCGGCTGGCGGATCATCCGGACCATGGGCAAGGGGCTCACCGACATCCAGGCCCCGCAGGGCTTCGCCGCCGAGACCAGCGCGACCGCGGTGATCCTTGCCTCGTCGCACATGGGCTTCGCGCTGTCGACCACCCAGGTCTGCACGGGGAGCATCCTCGGCGCGGGGCTGGGCCGCAGGCTGGCACATGTGCGCTGGGGTGTCGCCGGGCGGATCGCGGTGTCCTGGCTGCTGACGCTGCCGGCCGCGGCCGCCGTGGGGGGCCTGGCGGCGTGGGTGGCCGACCAGGGCAACGCGGGGGTGGCCCTGGTCGCGGGCGTCGCGCTGGCTGCCGCGGCGGGCTTCTACGTGCTCTCGCGCCGCCGCCCGGTGAGCCCGGAGAACGTCAATGAGGTGCCGGCACCCGCTGCGGAGCCCACTGTCAAGTCGGCCGCCTGA
- a CDS encoding AMP-binding protein — protein sequence MIGDKLSGQDDAYREFRAARDLLLHHANDQDAARKAFRWPRPRQFNWATDWFDRIAQDNDRVALRIVGQGELTFQELSRRSDRAASWLLSQGIRRGDVVMLLMDNRIELWELMLALIKIRAVVAPAFITISPEELRTRIGRAGARHVIADHRIVPGLAVDGLRTRIIVGGEHEGWADFATSAEHEGDFVPEGPTEADEPLFYYFTSGSTSRPKLVVHTHVSYAIGHLASMYWNGLKPGDVHLNVSAPAWAKYPWSSLFGPWNAEATVVSMDNADATPQRLLEVLGTGTVTSFCAPPSIWRALIRTGLPDGLPGLRHAVSVGEPLMGDVVEQVRRLAGVTVRNGFGQSEVTAMAGVTASSPADPVSMGYPLPGYELVVVRPGTDEPAQEGELCLDLTNEPVGMMRGYLDPEDNATSHTPGGLYRTGDLARWDSDGSLVYLGRRKDVFEGPDGTLIAPLELEHVLVLHPAVAELSVVPVSEGTALAPKAYVVLSAGWNASRATAEALFAHLEKHLPAPKLVRFVEFVDDLPRTESGKVQREAVRRLRRSRHVEFAAGPPTALA from the coding sequence GTGATCGGGGACAAGTTGTCCGGGCAAGACGATGCGTACCGGGAGTTCCGTGCCGCGCGGGACCTCCTTTTGCACCACGCCAACGACCAGGACGCCGCGCGCAAGGCGTTCCGGTGGCCGCGGCCACGGCAGTTCAACTGGGCGACCGACTGGTTCGACCGGATCGCCCAGGACAACGACCGGGTGGCGCTGCGCATCGTCGGACAGGGGGAGCTGACCTTCCAGGAGCTTTCCCGGCGTTCCGACCGGGCCGCAAGCTGGCTGCTGTCGCAGGGCATCCGCCGCGGCGACGTGGTGATGCTGCTGATGGACAACCGGATCGAGCTGTGGGAGCTGATGCTCGCCCTGATCAAGATCCGTGCCGTTGTCGCGCCCGCCTTCATCACCATCTCGCCCGAGGAACTGCGCACCAGGATCGGCAGGGCCGGAGCCCGGCATGTGATCGCCGACCACCGGATCGTGCCGGGGCTCGCCGTGGACGGCCTCCGCACCAGGATCATCGTGGGCGGCGAGCACGAGGGCTGGGCCGACTTCGCCACCTCGGCCGAGCACGAGGGCGACTTCGTGCCGGAAGGCCCCACCGAGGCCGACGAGCCGCTGTTCTACTACTTCACCTCCGGCTCCACCTCACGGCCGAAGCTGGTGGTGCACACGCACGTCAGCTACGCGATCGGGCATCTGGCGAGCATGTACTGGAACGGTCTGAAGCCGGGGGATGTGCACCTCAACGTCTCCGCCCCGGCCTGGGCGAAGTACCCGTGGAGCTCGCTGTTCGGGCCCTGGAACGCCGAGGCCACCGTGGTGTCCATGGACAACGCCGACGCGACCCCGCAGCGGCTGCTGGAGGTACTGGGGACCGGGACGGTCACCAGCTTCTGTGCGCCGCCCAGCATCTGGCGCGCACTGATCCGGACCGGGCTGCCCGACGGCCTGCCCGGGTTGAGGCACGCCGTCAGTGTCGGTGAACCGCTCATGGGTGATGTGGTCGAACAGGTCCGCAGGCTGGCCGGGGTGACCGTCCGCAATGGCTTCGGACAGTCCGAGGTCACCGCCATGGCCGGGGTCACCGCCTCTTCCCCGGCGGACCCGGTATCCATGGGCTACCCGCTGCCGGGCTACGAGCTGGTGGTGGTGCGGCCCGGTACCGATGAGCCGGCTCAGGAGGGCGAACTGTGCCTGGACCTGACCAACGAGCCCGTCGGCATGATGCGCGGCTACCTCGACCCGGAGGATAATGCCACCAGCCATACGCCGGGCGGCCTCTACCGGACCGGTGACCTGGCCCGGTGGGACAGCGACGGTTCCCTGGTCTATCTCGGGCGCCGCAAGGACGTGTTCGAGGGACCGGACGGGACGCTGATCGCTCCCCTCGAACTGGAACACGTGCTGGTGCTGCACCCCGCCGTCGCCGAACTGTCCGTGGTACCCGTGTCCGAGGGCACGGCACTGGCACCCAAGGCGTACGTCGTGCTCAGCGCCGGCTGGAATGCCAGCCGCGCCACCGCCGAAGCACTCTTCGCGCACCTGGAAAAACATCTGCCCGCGCCCAAGCTGGTGCGGTTCGTCGAGTTCGTGGACGACCTGCCCCGCACCGAATCGGGCAAGGTCCAGCGCGAGGCCGTCCGACGGCTGCGCAGGTCCCGCCACGTCGAGTTCGCCGCCGGCCCACCCACCGCCCTGGCATAG